In Gossypium hirsutum isolate 1008001.06 chromosome D06, Gossypium_hirsutum_v2.1, whole genome shotgun sequence, one genomic interval encodes:
- the LOC107900077 gene encoding uncharacterized protein: protein MENDFLDKVEDNAMVRIWSENVQLEKGDSLAKDYVSELWDYTRISVTQNSLQKLREIWDKWNDKTRQLFYSSYGDLPYLLDVKVDERLFRALAQCWNPTYSCFTFGKVDLVPTVEEYTALLHCPRLQVDKAYSRAAYVPAFWKKLMNITGMSEQWITAMIKQKGECKCIPWKILRDLIIAHSDGKKKVDVFALSIYGLVIFPRALGHVDEAISDLFDRLSKGVTPVLAILAETFRSMNACRRAGEGRFIGCAQLLLAWFHSHFWKVEKISYRVFCRHYSPLKEIVATPRRDDISEENWTAILQNLQDDDVEWRAPWLIPDEILYRCGSFDWVPLLGIWGAIGYAPLLVLRQYNSRQFVPATQGLAQCEFSYRGDNYKRRVKEISQAWNQVHRMKTLTVGPMTTPEYGEWRSKRINDNIPELNLEDARSMEEYLQIVPSELEIIKQDFEKRNSELERKIERLEEEKMHLRLDVGSPKVRGRKIEEREE from the coding sequence ATGGAAAACGACtttcttgataaggtggaagaCAATGCCATGGTCCGTATATGGTCAGAGAATGTGCAACTGGAAAAGGGAGACAGTCTAGCTAAAGATTATGTGTCAGAGCTGTGGGACTATACTCGTATTAGCGTGACACAAAATAGCCTGCAGAAGCTGAGAGAAATATGGGATAAGTGGAATGATAAGACTAGGCAGTTGTTTTATTCTAGTTATGGAGATTTGCCATATTTACTTGATGTCAAGGTAGATGAGCGATTGTTTCGGGCCCTTGCTCAATGTTGGAACCCGACAtatagttgtttcacttttggcaaagtagatttggtacctacGGTGGAGGAATATACGGCCTTACTACACTGTCCAAGGCTTCAAGTGGATAAAGCATATTCTAGAGCCGCGTATGTCCCggcattttggaagaaattgatgaatattacTGGCATGAGTGAGCAGTGGATTACGGCCATGATCAAACAGAAAGGGGAGTGTAAATGTATTCCATGGAAAATTTTGCGAGACTTGATTATAGCGCATTCGGATGGGAAAAAGAAGGTCGACGTGTTTGCTTTGAGTATCTACGGGTTAGTGATCTTTCCTAGAGCGTTGGGGCATGTTGACGAGGCGATTTCGGATCTCTTTGATCGGTTGAGTAAAGGGGTCACGCCTGTTCTGGCGATTTTAGCTGAAACGTTTAGATCTATGAATGCGTGTAGGCGAGCTGGAGAGGGTAGATTCATAGGTTGTGCACAATTGTTGTTAGCCTGGTTCCATAGTCATTTCTGGAAGGTCGAAAAAatttcgtatcgggttttctGTAGGCATTACTCCCCGTTAAAAGAGATAGTGGCTACGCCAAGAAGGGATGACATATCAGAAGAAAACTGGACAGCAATCCTACAAAATCTTCAAGATgatgatgtggaatggagagctCCCTGGTTGATTCCTGATGAAATCCTTTACCGTTGTGGAAGCTTTGACTGGGTCCCGTTGCTAGGGATTTGGGGGGCCATCGGGTATGCACCTTTGTTGGTCCTAAGGCAATACAATTCGAGACAGTTTGTGCCGGCAACGCAGGGtttagctcaatgtgagttctcgTACCGCGGAGACAATTACAAGAGAAGGGTGAAAGAAATTTCTCAGGCTTGGAATCAGGTTCATAGGATGAAAACACTAACTGTGGGTCCAATGACAACTCCAGAGTACGGAGAATGGCGAAGCAAGAGAATTAATGATAACATCCCAGAGTTAAACTTGGAGGATGCCCgatcaatggaggaatatttacAAATTGTCCCATCAGAATTGGAGATTATAAAACAAGACTtcgaaaagaggaattcagaacTTGAAAGGAAAATAGAGCGTTTGGAAGAAGAGAAGATGCATTTGAGGCTGGACGTGGGAAGTCCAAAAGTTAGAGGCCGAAAAATTGAagaaagggaagaataa